A window of Puniceicoccales bacterium contains these coding sequences:
- the der gene encoding ribosome biogenesis GTPase Der, giving the protein MMNSRFTIALVGRPNVGKSRLFNRLTKKRISIVHDQPGVTRDIIAEEIDGGIMLMDTGGMGLAESKADHQIIASVEDQVHLAIQAADVIFLVVDAIDGCLPLDIEIAGKLRNSGKKIFVIANKIDYNDNVHLIDGFYDLGFGDPIPVSAEHGFGEKELIKLIRSITVDFAFNSKDESQTRTKVCFVGSPNVGKSSIVNALLNEKRMIVSDVPGTTRDSTHVDVDFQRPNGFFKNFRLLDTAGLKDGRKISSPVEFFSSIRTKKSMEESDVVFLVIDALKGVTKNDKKLAKHIIDLGKILIILVNKWDLAQDRFSENEGLDGYANLEDFYKKFKNALETELHAIAGSTIVFISAKTGYHTDHIFEECLEVYERATKNLSTGLLNRAISKLTAAKQPAMVDGKRFKIYYCVQIGNLPYRFKVFCNQSSRLSDNYRKYLENGLRNELKLDGCSITFELVEKEHRYANITR; this is encoded by the coding sequence ATGATGAATTCGCGTTTCACCATAGCTTTGGTTGGGCGCCCCAATGTGGGCAAAAGTAGGCTATTCAATAGACTTACAAAGAAAAGGATTTCGATTGTTCATGATCAACCCGGAGTTACCCGTGATATCATTGCCGAGGAAATTGATGGAGGGATTATGTTGATGGACACCGGAGGTATGGGTCTAGCGGAAAGCAAGGCTGACCATCAGATTATTGCCTCCGTAGAAGATCAGGTACACTTGGCAATCCAAGCCGCTGATGTGATCTTCCTAGTGGTAGATGCCATTGATGGTTGCCTGCCCCTTGACATAGAAATAGCCGGTAAATTGCGAAATTCTGGGAAAAAAATATTCGTCATCGCAAATAAAATAGATTACAATGACAATGTTCATTTGATCGATGGATTCTATGATTTAGGGTTTGGCGACCCCATTCCAGTTTCAGCTGAACATGGCTTCGGTGAAAAAGAATTGATCAAGTTAATAAGAAGTATCACGGTAGATTTTGCTTTTAATTCCAAAGATGAATCTCAAACCAGGACCAAAGTATGCTTCGTCGGTAGCCCCAATGTGGGAAAATCTTCCATTGTTAATGCACTGCTCAATGAGAAAAGAATGATAGTAAGCGATGTGCCTGGAACCACCAGGGATTCTACTCATGTGGATGTGGATTTTCAACGGCCAAATGGTTTTTTTAAAAATTTCAGACTATTGGATACGGCTGGTCTTAAGGATGGCCGTAAAATCAGTTCACCGGTGGAGTTTTTTTCATCCATCAGAACAAAAAAATCGATGGAAGAATCCGATGTGGTTTTTTTGGTAATAGATGCACTGAAAGGTGTTACGAAAAATGATAAAAAACTAGCTAAACATATCATAGATTTAGGGAAAATATTAATAATACTGGTCAATAAATGGGATTTGGCCCAGGACAGATTTTCGGAAAACGAGGGCTTGGATGGCTATGCCAATCTGGAGGATTTTTACAAAAAATTTAAAAATGCCCTGGAAACAGAATTGCATGCCATTGCCGGATCGACCATAGTATTTATTTCTGCGAAAACCGGATACCACACTGATCATATCTTTGAAGAATGCTTAGAAGTCTATGAAAGAGCCACAAAAAATTTATCAACGGGCCTTTTGAACCGAGCCATTTCAAAACTGACGGCAGCTAAACAACCAGCCATGGTGGATGGAAAAAGGTTTAAGATTTATTACTGCGTACAAATAGGAAATTTGCCCTATAGATTTAAAGTGTTTTGCAATCAATCTTCGAGACTATCAGATAATTATAGGAAATATCTGGAAAATGGTCTGCGCAATGAATTGAAACTGGATGGATGTTCGATAACTTTTGAATTGGTTGAAAAAGAACATAGGTATGCAAACATCACTCGGTAG